The following coding sequences are from one Candidatus Nitrohelix vancouverensis window:
- a CDS encoding ferredoxin oxidoreductase — translation MSLDTIKPSPGFLEHLPVEYQDLVNHGQYGKQMKATDMGKFKELIEEHPMCAGCAMTLFIRLAFIALPCPEHSIMVGTAGCGRLAISQGNVPFIYGNYGDTNSTASGLKRALEIRFPNQKKDVIVMAGDGGLIDIGFQGLMHSWFRREKFTTIMLDNEVYGNTGGQESGMTVQGKVLKMAPRGKVNEKTDAMGLAKVAGVDYIARIVPTNPARVMRTIRRAILVAREIGSTYIQAYTSCNIEYSIPTPEVMKDAFDIEKERYGFEEIISDRAKEFLAEVEKKPKK, via the coding sequence ATGTCTTTAGATACCATTAAACCTTCCCCGGGGTTTTTAGAGCATCTTCCTGTTGAATATCAGGATTTGGTCAATCACGGCCAATATGGCAAGCAGATGAAAGCCACTGATATGGGTAAATTCAAGGAATTGATCGAAGAGCATCCCATGTGCGCAGGTTGCGCCATGACCCTGTTCATCCGACTGGCGTTCATCGCGTTGCCGTGCCCGGAGCACAGCATCATGGTTGGCACCGCAGGTTGTGGACGACTGGCAATCAGCCAGGGCAACGTTCCTTTCATTTACGGCAACTACGGCGACACCAACTCCACCGCGTCCGGCTTGAAGCGCGCTCTGGAAATTCGATTCCCGAACCAGAAAAAAGACGTCATCGTCATGGCTGGCGACGGCGGCTTGATCGACATCGGATTTCAAGGCCTGATGCATTCCTGGTTCCGACGTGAAAAATTCACCACCATCATGCTGGACAACGAAGTTTACGGCAACACCGGCGGCCAGGAGAGCGGCATGACCGTACAAGGTAAAGTTCTCAAAATGGCTCCTCGCGGAAAAGTCAACGAGAAGACCGACGCTATGGGTCTTGCCAAGGTTGCCGGCGTAGATTATATCGCTCGAATCGTACCAACCAATCCAGCGCGCGTTATGCGAACCATCCGCCGCGCCATTCTGGTTGCTCGCGAAATTGGGTCGACCTACATCCAGGCATACACCTCCTGCAACATTGAGTACTCGATCCCAACGCCCGAAGTTATGAAAGACGCGTTTGATATCGAGAAGGAGCGTTATGGATTTGAGGAAATCATTTCTGACCGAGCTAAAGAGTTCTTGGCAGAAGTTGAAAAGAAACCCAAAAAGTAA
- a CDS encoding DUF1841 family protein produces the protein MQFDKETQVRILRVAADRIDGRPIPEMDAAIAQVMDYHPEFEEIWGQGELATYPQEIDGNIVNPFVHTVLHVIVDKQIKDQDPEFVAITMDRLMKDGVADRHEVLHGIIAAYAEVYFSNFRQGKPFDYLDYQSRLKNLYIQMEEG, from the coding sequence ATGCAATTTGACAAAGAAACTCAAGTAAGGATTTTACGCGTTGCCGCTGATCGTATTGACGGTCGACCGATCCCGGAAATGGATGCGGCGATTGCCCAGGTGATGGATTATCATCCGGAGTTTGAAGAAATATGGGGACAGGGGGAGCTTGCCACTTATCCTCAGGAAATCGACGGCAATATTGTGAATCCTTTTGTGCACACGGTTTTGCATGTGATCGTTGACAAGCAGATCAAGGATCAGGATCCTGAATTTGTCGCGATCACGATGGATCGTTTGATGAAGGATGGGGTTGCGGATCGCCACGAAGTTTTGCATGGCATCATTGCGGCGTATGCGGAAGTGTATTTTTCCAACTTCAGGCAGGGAAAACCCTTTGACTACCTTGATTATCAGAGCCGACTGAAAAACCTGTACATACAAATGGAGGAAGGCTGA
- the sucD gene encoding succinate--CoA ligase subunit alpha, with product MSILVDEKTRLIVQGITGREGMFHAEQCKNYGTKLVGGVTPGKGGQKVLGVPVFDTVKDAVQKAKANATMIFVPPPFAADAILEAADAGIELIICITEGIPVYDMVEVYRYIQNTSSRLVGPNCPGVISPGKCKIGIMPAHIHKKGSVGIISRSGTLTYEAVGQLTKLGIGQSTCVGIGGDPIIGTRYIDTLELFQKDKGTKAICMIGEIGGTAEDEAAYYIKKHVTKPVVGFIAGQTAPPGRRMGHAGAIISGGQGTAEEKMKIMKKCGIKVVKSPADLGKTIAQALKK from the coding sequence ATGAGCATTCTCGTAGACGAAAAAACCCGATTGATCGTCCAAGGCATCACCGGACGTGAAGGCATGTTTCATGCCGAACAATGCAAAAATTACGGCACCAAACTTGTCGGAGGCGTCACCCCCGGCAAAGGCGGTCAAAAGGTTCTAGGCGTTCCGGTGTTTGACACGGTCAAAGACGCGGTACAAAAAGCCAAGGCCAACGCCACCATGATTTTTGTTCCGCCTCCATTTGCCGCAGACGCCATTCTGGAAGCCGCAGATGCAGGCATCGAACTGATCATTTGTATCACCGAAGGCATTCCGGTTTACGACATGGTCGAAGTGTACCGCTACATTCAAAACACTTCCTCCAGACTGGTCGGCCCGAACTGCCCCGGCGTGATCTCCCCCGGCAAATGCAAAATCGGCATCATGCCCGCGCACATTCACAAAAAAGGCTCGGTCGGCATCATTTCCCGAAGCGGCACGCTGACTTACGAAGCGGTCGGACAGTTGACCAAGCTCGGCATCGGTCAATCCACCTGCGTCGGCATTGGCGGCGACCCCATCATCGGCACGCGCTACATTGACACCCTGGAATTATTTCAGAAAGACAAAGGCACGAAAGCCATTTGTATGATCGGCGAGATCGGCGGCACCGCAGAAGATGAAGCCGCCTATTACATTAAAAAGCATGTCACCAAACCCGTCGTTGGTTTCATTGCAGGTCAAACCGCTCCTCCGGGCAGACGCATGGGTCATGCCGGCGCCATCATTTCCGGCGGACAGGGAACGGCTGAAGAAAAAATGAAAATCATGAAGAAGTGCGGCATCAAAGTAGTCAAAAGCCCGGCGGATCTTGGCAAAACCATCGCTCAGGCTTTGAAGAAGTAG
- a CDS encoding ferredoxin oxidoreductase, with the protein MAVKRYNVRMAGIGGQGVVTASHIISNGVVIAGGFSSLVPFFGSEKRNAPVESYVRISNQEIYEIGEIIYPNVLMIFHPSVITLGKSYTMPFYTGLKQGGIILINNRTPLKFSRDEQKELEEKEAKIWYLPATEIANDVAKTDLATNMAMCGAISAIFGLPDLESLAASVKDRFVGKGIVVSGGTAALDSAIEKKFAKKQKLLEANQKTLDATYQYAMEQGWANEGAGAGKTAAV; encoded by the coding sequence ATGGCAGTCAAACGCTACAATGTACGAATGGCGGGAATTGGCGGGCAAGGCGTCGTTACCGCATCGCACATTATTTCCAATGGAGTGGTCATCGCCGGCGGTTTCAGTTCGCTGGTTCCTTTTTTCGGTTCCGAAAAGCGCAATGCTCCGGTTGAAAGTTATGTGCGCATTTCCAATCAGGAAATTTATGAGATCGGTGAGATCATTTACCCCAACGTTCTGATGATTTTTCATCCGTCCGTTATCACTCTGGGCAAATCTTACACGATGCCATTTTATACAGGTTTGAAGCAGGGCGGCATCATCTTGATCAACAACCGGACGCCTCTCAAGTTTTCTCGAGATGAGCAGAAAGAGTTGGAAGAGAAGGAAGCCAAAATCTGGTATTTGCCTGCCACTGAGATTGCAAACGATGTAGCAAAAACCGACTTGGCCACGAACATGGCTATGTGCGGAGCTATTTCGGCTATTTTCGGCTTGCCCGATCTGGAATCCCTCGCGGCGTCCGTTAAAGATCGATTTGTCGGCAAAGGCATCGTCGTATCCGGCGGTACAGCCGCTCTGGACAGCGCCATCGAAAAGAAATTTGCCAAAAAGCAAAAACTTCTCGAAGCGAACCAGAAAACGCTGGACGCAACTTATCAATACGCGATGGAGCAAGGCTGGGCGAACGAAGGCGCTGGGGCCGGTAAAACCGCCGCAGTTTAA
- a CDS encoding ferredoxin oxidoreductase: MSDAAIAKPKDWVPAGDLQTEISAEKMLLELPRELQFITGSEAAREAIRRANVDVAISYPITPQSETMQQAGYLYDDGYIKEYYRGEEEIGVMSAIAGASRAGVRALTATSGPGLMRGMEAISSWPGARVNPILLNMCRVINTPLAIQPDNIEMSFLINTGMLMLHAENQQDFFDYTLAATEVVDHVDVTLPCVVSVDGFFVTHARGPVSLPSEKYKLTKRDGWKNCVPAMDNENPPARISRDAPIQKSNFISYHMHASWQQEVFAAVERSGKYFEKLLQGRIEVVNPGAEDFIIASGSAVSQAREAVRQEGEQGRTVGLVKVKTIRPWPGQQIIAAVKDAKRILIPEFNQAGWLHKEVCSTLYGECKAKIFGGPRVYGGMTMPTEMVLEWLAQARKDYP; encoded by the coding sequence ATGTCTGATGCAGCTATCGCGAAACCTAAAGACTGGGTTCCCGCAGGCGATTTACAAACAGAAATCTCAGCTGAAAAAATGCTTCTTGAATTGCCGCGCGAGCTTCAGTTCATTACGGGTAGCGAAGCGGCGCGAGAAGCGATTCGCCGTGCTAACGTAGACGTTGCGATCTCTTACCCCATCACCCCTCAGAGTGAAACCATGCAACAAGCAGGTTACCTCTACGATGACGGCTATATTAAAGAATACTATCGTGGTGAAGAAGAAATCGGCGTTATGTCCGCCATTGCCGGGGCATCCCGCGCAGGCGTTCGAGCCTTGACCGCCACCTCCGGCCCCGGCCTGATGCGCGGTATGGAAGCGATCAGCTCCTGGCCTGGCGCGCGCGTTAACCCGATTCTTCTCAACATGTGTCGCGTTATCAACACGCCTCTCGCAATTCAGCCCGACAACATTGAAATGTCCTTCTTGATCAACACCGGTATGTTGATGCTTCATGCAGAAAACCAGCAGGATTTCTTCGACTACACCCTCGCCGCAACCGAGGTTGTGGATCATGTCGACGTGACCCTGCCCTGTGTGGTTTCGGTAGACGGTTTCTTTGTTACGCATGCTCGCGGCCCGGTATCCTTGCCGTCGGAAAAATACAAGCTGACCAAACGCGACGGCTGGAAAAACTGCGTACCCGCTATGGACAACGAAAATCCGCCCGCGCGTATTTCGCGCGACGCGCCAATCCAGAAAAGTAACTTCATCAGCTACCACATGCACGCAAGCTGGCAGCAGGAAGTTTTCGCCGCAGTTGAGCGCTCAGGCAAATACTTTGAGAAACTTCTCCAAGGACGCATTGAAGTTGTCAACCCCGGCGCCGAAGACTTCATCATCGCATCCGGTTCCGCCGTATCACAGGCTCGCGAAGCCGTACGCCAGGAAGGCGAGCAAGGACGAACCGTGGGACTCGTGAAAGTGAAAACCATTCGCCCATGGCCGGGACAGCAGATCATCGCCGCAGTAAAAGATGCAAAACGCATTTTGATTCCCGAGTTCAATCAGGCAGGTTGGTTGCACAAAGAAGTTTGTAGCACTCTGTACGGCGAATGTAAGGCTAAGATTTTTGGTGGACCGCGCGTTTACGGCGGCATGACCATGCCCACAGAGATGGTTCTGGAGTGGCTGGCTCAAGCACGAAAAGACTATCCGTAA